In the Kaistella sp. 97-N-M2 genome, one interval contains:
- a CDS encoding metallophosphoesterase: MIKFFLYTAFLLFAVQSCATFKPQYSKDYKEEKYPADKKPVHTFFLLGDAGLGLVKDTVNNSNALVDHLNAASENSTLIFLGDNIYPSGMPKKEDKNRKDAEQNIQNQIDLAASFKGKTLFIPGNHDWYSNGVVGLKREQDFVEEQLGKKSFLPKNGCPIDKVKISEDVVLLTVDSQWYITNWDRQPTINDNCDIKTRADFLDEFRDEIKKNRGKTTIIALHHPVFTNGSHGGQYSFKSHMTPAPILGSLKNLLRETTGISNTDIENKFYNELSKYLIAAAQQNDNVIFVSGHDHNLQYIINDQIPQIISGSGSKLNPTRNVKGGQFSYGVNGYGILDVFEDGSSFLRFIDSNNGKTVYQQQVLKPDNTARQFNFDPQFPAEMKSSVYDPKATEKSGVYQFLWGKRYRESYGIPVAAETADLETLFGGLKPVRKGGGNQSKTLRLETKDGKQYVMRAVKKNATQYLQSLLFKDQYIEPQFKNTATEKLVMDIFTGSHPFAPLVIPALSDPIGIYHLNPKLYYIPKQKALGDYNSEFGDELYIIEEQASDGNLALKEKNFTGNIISTTDVLKKLHSDESFSIDETVYIRSRLFDMLINDWDRHQDQWRWLEFKENGKIVYKALPRDRDQAFSKMSDGLIMGAATEFFPAAELLKKYSDDLKNVKGFNVEPYPLDMAFMRTSDKKVWDEQVRLIQNNLTVEVIEKAFNQIPKEAQNESVAFIKKTLKARKENLQKISDDYFQVINKYGVITGTNKDDLVKIENHENGNVELSLLRKKKDSTELFLHKIYDPKLTKEIWVYGLDDDDTFEVTGTTKKIKIRLIGGQNNDEFKVEDGRKVYIYDYKSKNNNINQAKNANVKLSDEYNLNNYDYRKLKTNTTETSLLVGANPDDGLKVGGNLIFTSFGFERNPFTSKHHFKGAYYFATSGYELTYKGEFANVIGRMNLLIASNFQSANFTQNFFGYGNETKNLEESLGEDYHRVRIKEYGIAPSLMYRAFGGAQVAFGASYKAVEVDKTVGRFVANTTEIPQSIFESNQFAGIHSKFEFENYDHKVFPTIGMKTAVEVGFKTSLEDTKRNFVYLIPEVSFTHSLIPSGKLVLATQVKSHLIFNDHFEFYQAASIGGNDGLRGFRNQRFSGQKSLFQNTDIRYTFNSMKTNIIPVKLGVYGGFDYGRIWLKGEHSGKWNNSYGGGIFVNGADLLSANLGLFNSSDGLRLAFSLGFQF; the protein is encoded by the coding sequence ATGATCAAATTTTTCTTGTATACCGCCTTTTTACTTTTTGCTGTACAATCCTGTGCGACCTTCAAACCGCAATACAGTAAGGATTACAAAGAAGAAAAATATCCGGCGGATAAAAAACCGGTCCATACGTTCTTTCTGTTGGGTGATGCAGGATTGGGTTTGGTAAAAGACACTGTTAACAACTCCAATGCATTGGTCGATCATTTAAATGCTGCCTCAGAAAACAGTACGCTGATTTTTTTGGGTGACAATATTTACCCCTCCGGAATGCCTAAAAAAGAGGATAAAAACCGAAAAGATGCGGAACAAAATATTCAAAATCAAATCGATCTGGCTGCTTCTTTTAAAGGAAAAACACTGTTTATTCCGGGAAATCATGATTGGTACAGCAATGGCGTCGTTGGATTGAAACGGGAACAGGATTTTGTAGAAGAGCAACTGGGCAAAAAATCTTTCCTGCCAAAAAACGGATGCCCTATCGATAAAGTAAAGATCAGCGAAGACGTCGTTTTACTTACGGTAGATTCGCAGTGGTATATCACGAATTGGGATCGCCAACCCACCATCAACGATAATTGCGACATCAAAACCAGAGCGGATTTTCTGGATGAATTTCGGGATGAAATTAAAAAAAACCGCGGAAAAACAACCATCATTGCACTGCATCATCCTGTTTTTACCAATGGATCTCACGGCGGTCAATATTCTTTTAAAAGTCACATGACTCCCGCACCGATATTAGGAAGTTTGAAAAATTTACTGCGAGAAACAACCGGAATTTCCAATACGGATATCGAAAATAAATTTTATAACGAATTAAGCAAATACCTCATTGCCGCGGCACAGCAGAATGATAATGTGATTTTCGTTTCCGGGCACGACCATAATTTACAGTATATTATTAATGATCAGATCCCGCAAATCATCAGCGGTTCCGGATCAAAATTAAATCCAACCCGAAATGTGAAAGGCGGTCAGTTTTCTTATGGTGTTAATGGTTATGGGATTCTCGATGTTTTCGAGGATGGTTCATCATTTTTAAGATTTATTGATAGTAATAATGGTAAAACGGTTTATCAGCAGCAAGTTTTAAAACCGGATAACACGGCGCGCCAATTCAATTTCGATCCGCAGTTTCCGGCTGAAATGAAAAGTTCAGTTTATGATCCCAAAGCGACAGAAAAATCTGGTGTTTACCAATTTTTATGGGGAAAACGATACCGTGAAAGTTATGGTATTCCAGTAGCTGCTGAAACCGCTGATCTGGAAACACTTTTTGGCGGCTTAAAACCCGTAAGAAAAGGCGGCGGCAATCAGTCCAAAACTCTTCGTCTGGAAACCAAAGACGGCAAACAATATGTGATGCGCGCGGTGAAAAAAAATGCGACCCAATATTTACAGTCGCTGCTTTTTAAAGACCAATACATAGAGCCTCAATTTAAAAATACCGCCACGGAAAAACTCGTTATGGATATTTTTACGGGGTCGCATCCATTTGCACCCTTAGTAATTCCGGCGCTTTCGGATCCGATCGGGATTTATCATTTGAACCCCAAATTATATTATATTCCAAAACAAAAAGCCTTGGGAGATTACAATTCTGAATTTGGCGATGAGTTGTATATCATTGAAGAACAAGCCTCCGATGGAAATTTAGCGCTCAAAGAAAAAAACTTTACGGGAAACATTATCAGTACCACCGATGTGCTGAAAAAACTGCATTCCGACGAAAGTTTTTCAATTGATGAAACGGTTTACATCCGATCCAGATTGTTTGATATGCTAATCAATGACTGGGACCGCCATCAGGATCAGTGGCGCTGGTTGGAATTTAAAGAAAATGGAAAGATCGTTTACAAAGCCTTACCGAGAGACCGAGATCAGGCTTTTTCTAAAATGTCGGACGGTTTAATCATGGGTGCAGCCACTGAATTTTTTCCCGCTGCTGAATTATTAAAAAAATACAGCGATGATTTAAAAAATGTTAAAGGTTTCAATGTAGAACCTTATCCTTTGGACATGGCCTTTATGCGAACTTCCGACAAAAAAGTTTGGGATGAACAGGTTCGGTTGATTCAAAATAATCTGACGGTTGAAGTGATTGAAAAAGCCTTTAACCAAATCCCAAAAGAAGCCCAGAATGAATCCGTTGCTTTCATCAAAAAAACGTTGAAAGCCCGAAAGGAAAATTTACAGAAGATCTCCGATGACTATTTTCAAGTCATCAATAAATACGGCGTCATCACGGGAACCAACAAAGATGATCTGGTTAAAATTGAAAACCACGAAAACGGAAATGTGGAACTTTCTCTTTTACGCAAAAAGAAAGACAGCACTGAACTTTTTCTTCATAAAATTTATGATCCAAAACTGACCAAAGAAATTTGGGTTTACGGACTAGATGACGATGACACTTTTGAAGTGACGGGAACTACCAAAAAAATTAAAATTCGCCTCATCGGCGGACAAAACAACGACGAGTTTAAAGTAGAAGACGGCCGAAAAGTGTATATCTATGATTACAAAAGCAAAAACAACAACATAAATCAGGCGAAAAATGCCAACGTAAAATTGAGCGATGAATATAATCTGAACAACTACGATTACCGAAAACTCAAAACAAATACCACAGAAACCAGTTTATTGGTGGGCGCAAATCCGGATGATGGTTTGAAAGTGGGCGGAAATTTAATTTTCACCTCTTTTGGGTTCGAGAGAAATCCTTTTACGTCCAAACATCATTTTAAAGGGGCTTATTATTTTGCAACGAGCGGTTATGAACTCACTTATAAAGGCGAATTTGCAAACGTCATTGGACGCATGAATCTTTTAATTGCATCTAATTTCCAGAGTGCTAATTTCACCCAAAACTTTTTTGGATATGGTAATGAAACTAAAAATTTAGAAGAAAGTCTAGGCGAAGATTATCACCGCGTGAGAATTAAAGAATATGGTATCGCGCCTTCTCTCATGTACAGAGCGTTTGGAGGCGCTCAAGTTGCTTTTGGGGCTTCTTACAAAGCCGTTGAGGTAGACAAAACTGTCGGTCGGTTTGTCGCTAATACGACCGAAATCCCTCAATCTATCTTTGAAAGCAATCAGTTTGCCGGTATCCATTCTAAATTTGAATTTGAGAATTATGATCATAAAGTTTTTCCCACAATTGGCATGAAAACCGCTGTGGAAGTTGGTTTTAAAACCAGTTTAGAAGATACCAAACGCAATTTCGTTTATCTAATTCCGGAAGTAAGTTTTACACATTCTTTAATTCCGTCCGGGAAACTGGTACTCGCGACGCAGGTTAAAAGTCATCTGATCTTTAATGATCATTTTGAGTTTTATCAGGCCGCTTCCATCGGTGGAAATGATGGATTGCGAGGTTTTAGAAATCAGAGGTTTTCGGGACAAAAATCATTATTCCAAAACACAGACATTCGCTATACTTTTAACAGCATGAAGACGAATATTATTCCAGTAAAACTTGGTGTTTATGGGGGTTTCGATTATGGAAGGATTTGGCTGAAAGGCGAACATTCCGGCAAATGGAACAATTCCTACGGTGGCGGAATTTTTGTAAATGGAGCTGATCTGTTAAGTGCCAATTTAGGATTATTTAATTCTAGCGATGGCTTGAGACTGGCTTTTTCCCTGGGTTTCCAATTTTAA
- a CDS encoding OsmC family protein, producing MTVKVLARIGAEKYYTEVTAGKKRIITDEPLDKGGQDKGFNPFELLAASLATCTAATLRMYIDRKGWSVPEIDVEVDLDHYPQTKSTLFTRKISYGNAILEAEQQARLHYIADACPVHKMLKGNIEINTVFFEK from the coding sequence ATGACTGTAAAAGTTCTTGCCCGAATTGGCGCTGAAAAATATTATACCGAAGTTACGGCCGGCAAAAAGAGAATAATCACGGATGAGCCGCTGGATAAAGGGGGCCAGGATAAAGGTTTTAATCCGTTTGAACTGTTGGCGGCGTCACTTGCAACCTGTACTGCGGCAACTTTACGGATGTACATCGACAGAAAAGGTTGGTCCGTGCCGGAAATCGATGTTGAGGTAGATCTTGATCATTATCCTCAAACCAAAAGTACCCTGTTTACGAGAAAGATCAGTTACGGAAACGCAATTTTGGAAGCAGAACAGCAGGCAAGACTTCATTATATTGCAGATGCCTGCCCTGTTCATAAGATGCTTAAGGGAAATATTGAAATTAATACGGTATTTTTCGAAAAATAA
- a CDS encoding HD domain-containing protein: MKVKHTDNSLLIEAKKFITDLFKERLDCKYVYHNLEHTQNVVRAIGTLCEQEKTDAQMTEILLLAGWFHDAGYVEGDKDHEQKSVEIALEFLEDQNASDEIQQKVSALIGATTFNHSPENLFEKIMKDADHAHLAHENYPNVLGSLREEWATCTEQSYCDIDWYKLNVEFLKKHQYYTKFARENWQQLKEENLKLIEQKLLNQA, encoded by the coding sequence GTGAAGGTAAAACATACCGACAATTCTTTACTTATCGAAGCCAAGAAATTTATTACAGACTTATTTAAAGAAAGATTAGACTGCAAATATGTCTATCATAATCTGGAACATACCCAAAATGTGGTGCGGGCGATAGGAACCCTGTGTGAACAGGAAAAAACGGATGCACAAATGACTGAAATTCTTTTGCTGGCCGGTTGGTTTCATGATGCGGGATATGTAGAAGGCGACAAAGACCATGAACAGAAAAGCGTAGAGATTGCATTGGAATTTTTAGAAGATCAAAATGCTTCTGATGAAATTCAGCAGAAAGTAAGTGCGTTGATTGGCGCGACCACATTTAATCATTCGCCCGAAAATCTGTTCGAAAAAATAATGAAAGATGCCGACCATGCTCATCTGGCTCATGAAAATTATCCTAATGTTTTGGGTAGTCTGCGTGAAGAGTGGGCGACTTGTACGGAACAATCCTACTGCGATATCGATTGGTACAAACTGAATGTTGAGTTTCTAAAAAAACATCAATATTACACTAAATTTGCCCGGGAAAACTGGCAACAGCTAAAAGAAGAAAACTTAAAATTAATTGAACAAAAACTATTAAACCAAGCCTAA
- a CDS encoding toxin-antitoxin system YwqK family antitoxin — protein sequence MKRILLTLTLSILTFGNLFSQNINLDEYEIYVGDTLIGKSDFLKNGQNLSPEKAEKLHFKPLTDGNKTSYYFNGNVYSKGLMKNYKEKGIWEYWHSNRIKAREGEFIDGKPDGTHKYWYENGQLRGIGNWKVGVYDGIWEMYNEDGKEKIIQNYKDGKLVE from the coding sequence ATGAAAAGAATATTACTGACATTAACTCTCTCAATACTAACTTTTGGAAATTTATTTTCTCAAAATATAAATTTGGATGAATATGAAATTTATGTCGGAGACACATTGATTGGAAAATCTGATTTTTTGAAAAACGGACAAAATTTATCACCTGAAAAAGCGGAAAAACTTCATTTTAAACCATTAACTGACGGAAATAAAACTTCTTATTATTTTAATGGAAATGTCTATTCTAAAGGTCTGATGAAAAATTATAAAGAGAAAGGAATTTGGGAATATTGGCATTCTAACAGAATAAAAGCCCGTGAGGGAGAATTTATCGACGGAAAACCGGATGGAACTCATAAATATTGGTATGAAAACGGACAATTAAGAGGAATTGGAAATTGGAAAGTTGGGGTTTATGATGGAATATGGGAAATGTATAATGAAGATGGAAAAGAAAAAATTATCCAAAATTACAAGGATGGAAAACTCGTGGAATAA
- a CDS encoding serine hydrolase, translating to MKKIIYLFFILTQTSSVVFSQTQNDKIDTLIQSYADLNKFCGNVLIVDGDKVIFEKSYGLADREFDIPNSRNTKFRIASLTKQFTAVLILQLVEAGKLNLRTPISEYLPYYRKQIGDRITLHQLLSHTAGLPEYTERDDFFSDISKHFYTHKEFVQKFCSDNLLSEPGTEYKYSNADYYILGAIIEEVTHQSYAEVLQKNILDVSNMKNTGVENSSTIIKEKAKGYNFNSNTYLNADYIDILSTIFSAGAIYSTTDDLLLWDKALYSDKLISKKSRDLMFTPVLANYGYGVGITKFVVPDLHKEMHYIFHQGAINGFRSIMTHIVNENVLIIILCNNFNIDLNPINNAIFSILHNQPYTIPSR from the coding sequence ATGAAAAAAATTATATACCTATTTTTTATTCTGACTCAAACAAGCTCTGTTGTCTTTTCTCAGACACAAAATGACAAGATAGACACACTAATTCAATCCTATGCTGACCTAAACAAATTTTGTGGTAATGTTCTTATTGTTGACGGAGATAAAGTTATTTTTGAAAAAAGTTACGGACTTGCCGACAGAGAATTTGATATTCCAAACTCAAGAAACACCAAGTTTCGCATTGCTTCATTGACTAAGCAATTCACTGCTGTGTTAATTCTCCAATTGGTAGAAGCAGGTAAACTTAATCTACGTACTCCAATCAGCGAGTATTTGCCTTATTATAGAAAACAAATTGGAGACCGCATAACACTACATCAACTGCTATCGCATACGGCAGGACTACCTGAATATACAGAACGTGATGATTTCTTTTCCGACATCAGCAAGCATTTTTACACGCACAAAGAGTTTGTTCAAAAATTTTGCAGTGATAATCTTTTATCAGAACCTGGGACTGAATATAAATATTCGAATGCAGATTATTATATTTTAGGAGCAATCATTGAAGAAGTTACCCATCAAAGTTATGCAGAAGTGTTACAGAAAAACATCTTGGATGTCTCAAATATGAAAAACACGGGTGTTGAAAATTCTTCTACAATTATAAAAGAAAAAGCGAAAGGATATAATTTTAATTCTAACACATATTTGAATGCCGACTATATCGATATTTTATCTACGATTTTTTCAGCTGGTGCTATTTACTCAACAACAGATGATTTACTTCTATGGGATAAAGCATTATATTCGGATAAATTAATTTCAAAAAAAAGCCGGGATTTAATGTTCACTCCTGTTTTGGCAAACTATGGGTACGGTGTTGGCATAACAAAATTTGTAGTTCCTGACCTGCATAAAGAGATGCACTACATTTTTCATCAAGGTGCAATTAATGGATTTCGCTCTATTATGACACACATTGTTAACGAGAATGTTCTTATTATAATACTTTGTAACAACTTTAACATAGACCTAAATCCAATTAATAACGCAATATTTTCTATTCTTCATAATCAACCATATACAATCCCGAGTAGATGA
- a CDS encoding Pycsar system effector family protein produces the protein MFRTTLSNHNNLSRFVDNKANIILSVNAIIISVSLSTIVPKLDSPSNSHLIIPTLVLIVSSLVSIIFAILATRPRVTKGSFSRNEVEEKKVNLLFFGNFYKMPYEDYNWAMNELMKDREYIYNSMIKDLYHLGIVLEKNIGC, from the coding sequence ATGTTTCGAACGACGCTGAGCAACCATAATAACCTGAGCCGCTTTGTCGATAATAAGGCAAACATCATTCTTTCGGTGAATGCGATTATCATCTCGGTTTCACTTTCTACGATTGTGCCGAAACTGGACAGTCCAAGTAATTCTCATCTGATTATTCCTACATTGGTGTTGATTGTCAGCAGTTTGGTGTCTATTATTTTTGCAATCTTGGCAACCAGACCACGAGTCACCAAAGGAAGTTTCAGCAGGAACGAAGTCGAAGAGAAGAAGGTGAATCTATTGTTTTTTGGAAACTTTTACAAAATGCCGTACGAAGATTACAACTGGGCTATGAACGAGTTGATGAAAGACCGGGAATATATTTACAATTCTATGATCAAAGACCTCTATCACCTCGGAATTGTCTTGGAAAAAAATATCGGTTGTTGA
- a CDS encoding tyrosine-type recombinase/integrase: MNRASSEVNGFSELIQRFERNISIQGKSPRTFDNYSRHVAAVALYFGKIPTELDPEDIKDYLFELQQRSKTPSQTYFKHTVYGLRFLLKAEGLPYSFLHLPAIPKVKKLPTILSRQEVWRMLQTAQLLKHKLLIGLIYGCGLRCMEVRNIELHHLDFDRQMLHVVQGKGQKDRYVPLSEHLIRGLKIFISVENPTQYLFNGNQNRNIEEIDTSTTHTKDFDSRYSQRGVQWVIKTVSKKAGITKVVHTHTLRHSFATHLLEDGVSIIMVQKLLGHERIESTMEYLHVCQLSDQKPHSPLDTVFALCSKNGNPK, from the coding sequence TTGAATCGTGCTTCAAGCGAAGTTAATGGTTTTTCGGAACTGATACAACGTTTTGAAAGAAATATTTCAATCCAGGGAAAAAGTCCCAGAACCTTTGATAATTACTCCAGGCATGTTGCCGCCGTAGCGCTTTACTTCGGTAAAATCCCTACCGAATTGGATCCGGAAGACATCAAAGATTATCTCTTCGAACTTCAACAACGCAGCAAAACACCTTCCCAAACTTACTTTAAACACACGGTTTATGGACTGCGGTTTCTTCTGAAAGCCGAAGGTTTACCCTATAGTTTTCTACACCTTCCCGCCATTCCAAAAGTCAAAAAACTGCCCACTATTTTAAGCCGTCAGGAAGTTTGGCGGATGCTTCAAACGGCGCAATTGCTGAAACACAAACTGCTCATCGGTTTGATTTACGGGTGCGGACTTCGATGTATGGAAGTAAGAAATATTGAACTTCATCACCTTGATTTTGACCGCCAAATGCTGCATGTTGTTCAGGGTAAAGGTCAAAAAGACCGTTATGTTCCATTATCCGAGCATTTAATTCGGGGACTGAAAATCTTTATTTCAGTGGAAAATCCGACTCAATATTTATTCAATGGAAATCAAAATAGAAATATTGAAGAGATTGATACTTCCACAACGCACACCAAAGATTTTGATTCCAGATACAGTCAAAGAGGCGTTCAATGGGTCATCAAAACGGTGAGTAAAAAAGCCGGAATCACCAAAGTTGTTCATACGCACACTTTGCGACACAGCTTTGCCACGCATCTGTTGGAAGATGGAGTTTCGATCATTATGGTTCAGAAACTTCTGGGACATGAAAGAATTGAATCGACCATGGAATATCTTCATGTCTGTCAGTTATCGGATCAAAAACCGCACAGCCCTTTGGATACCGTTTTCGCTTTATGCAGTAAAAATGGAAACCCGAAGTAA
- a CDS encoding GAF domain-containing protein, producing MIDNYKYTSPFKILISFHKLIEGLEEIALSNIDYRANYAKALLNQIKDEPEFVNGIEDLKFLDKNRELIKYLLADLFPTALTRNEIKAATIPFYDITFNYSERFRKILKGAELSSDFSIRDMSEHQFYIMNCTLILNRHYKQNIDFGKPLFFDIEDENEIVKHYRILYNADFLEIFPTDKMPPLTQKEIDNLVDHYDDLELWKTAFPESSWILKGFAIMTLVDVTIESAVSNLKTNLLKPDLDKEKLSETFESIFRSVFNIPDLRIGLTLYDEDDDRFVKPNFKNGDLRSFILLNDKEADCKNALCGCSYESLIENNQHFVIPEVSEYSNTRVNDRFSANLLHLGIESFLLAPVRKGEKLLGLIELASPTPRALNSVNANKLELVLPYLSDTIEKNQSAMMNQLEAIIQREYTAIHPSVYWKFKKEAKNYFYSDQFRQNYTFKEIVFKEVYPLYGQIDIKGSSENRNAAIINDLKEQLHQLIDILETLNFERKIVVIEQKKFELQSFLVEIDHSFKNNFEQIVHHYIENEIHSFLKNTSLNKKSEELINAYFQKLDVKTGMFYETRKDFDDTIMSINKNLAAILDEKQQQAQKIFPHYYERFKTDGVEHNLYIGASISPDETYNPMYLSNLRLWQLETLCEMELEHHQLKTTLPYTLDVTSLILVFSSPISIRFRMDEKRFDVDGSYNARYEVVKKRIDKAFVKNTNERITQKEKITIVYSSTSEEKEYTKYIKYLQHKNVLDDNIEKLEVEDLQGNIRLKSFASEGKTYRQFFTYRSQEIYYRLI from the coding sequence ATGATTGATAATTACAAATATACAAGTCCCTTCAAAATTCTGATCTCTTTTCATAAACTGATTGAAGGTTTGGAAGAAATCGCGCTTTCCAATATAGATTACCGCGCCAATTATGCGAAGGCTTTATTAAATCAAATCAAGGATGAACCGGAGTTTGTCAATGGGATTGAAGATTTAAAGTTTCTCGATAAAAACCGGGAGCTGATCAAATATTTGCTCGCAGACCTATTTCCTACCGCGCTCACCCGAAATGAGATCAAGGCTGCGACAATTCCTTTTTATGATATCACTTTTAATTATAGCGAACGATTTCGGAAAATATTGAAAGGTGCGGAACTGTCCTCCGATTTCAGCATTCGGGATATGAGCGAACACCAGTTTTATATCATGAACTGCACGCTGATTCTGAACCGCCATTACAAACAGAATATCGATTTTGGGAAACCTTTGTTCTTCGATATTGAAGATGAAAATGAGATCGTAAAACATTACCGCATTTTGTACAACGCGGATTTTCTGGAGATTTTTCCGACGGACAAAATGCCGCCTTTAACTCAAAAGGAAATCGATAATTTGGTTGATCATTACGACGATCTGGAGCTTTGGAAAACCGCTTTCCCTGAGAGTTCCTGGATTCTGAAAGGTTTTGCGATCATGACTTTGGTGGATGTTACCATTGAAAGTGCGGTTTCCAATCTCAAAACAAATCTTTTAAAGCCCGATCTCGACAAAGAAAAACTCAGCGAAACTTTTGAATCTATTTTCCGGTCCGTATTTAATATTCCGGATCTACGAATTGGCCTGACCTTATACGATGAAGATGATGACCGGTTTGTAAAACCCAATTTTAAGAACGGAGATCTGCGGAGTTTTATCCTTCTCAACGATAAAGAAGCGGACTGCAAAAATGCGTTGTGCGGTTGCTCTTACGAAAGTCTGATCGAAAATAATCAACATTTTGTGATTCCGGAAGTAAGTGAATATTCGAACACGCGTGTAAACGATCGTTTTTCGGCTAATTTACTCCACCTCGGAATCGAAAGTTTTTTACTCGCGCCTGTGCGAAAAGGCGAGAAATTATTAGGCTTAATTGAACTGGCATCGCCGACACCACGCGCTTTAAACTCGGTGAACGCCAATAAACTGGAGCTTGTACTTCCTTATCTTTCCGACACCATTGAGAAAAATCAAAGCGCGATGATGAATCAGCTTGAAGCGATTATCCAGCGCGAATACACCGCGATCCATCCCAGTGTTTACTGGAAATTTAAAAAAGAAGCTAAAAATTATTTTTATTCCGACCAGTTCCGTCAGAATTATACCTTCAAAGAAATTGTGTTCAAAGAGGTGTATCCTTTGTACGGCCAAATTGATATTAAAGGTTCATCGGAAAACCGTAATGCTGCCATTATCAATGACCTTAAGGAACAACTCCACCAACTAATCGACATCCTGGAAACGCTGAATTTCGAAAGGAAAATCGTGGTCATCGAGCAGAAAAAGTTCGAATTGCAAAGTTTTCTAGTGGAGATCGACCACAGCTTTAAAAATAATTTTGAGCAAATTGTTCATCATTATATTGAAAATGAAATTCATTCCTTTTTAAAGAATACGTCTTTAAATAAAAAATCAGAGGAATTAATCAATGCTTATTTCCAGAAACTGGATGTGAAAACCGGCATGTTTTATGAGACCCGAAAAGATTTTGATGATACCATTATGAGCATCAACAAAAATCTGGCGGCGATCCTGGATGAAAAACAACAGCAGGCTCAGAAAATATTCCCGCATTATTACGAACGGTTCAAAACCGACGGCGTAGAACATAATTTATACATCGGCGCCTCTATTTCGCCGGACGAAACGTACAATCCAATGTATCTGAGTAATTTGCGGTTATGGCAACTGGAAACACTGTGCGAAATGGAACTGGAACATCATCAGTTAAAGACGACTTTGCCCTACACTTTGGATGTGACTTCTTTGATTTTGGTTTTCTCTTCCCCAATTTCGATCCGTTTCAGAATGGATGAAAAACGCTTCGATGTTGATGGCTCTTACAACGCCCGATATGAAGTTGTTAAAAAAAGAATTGATAAAGCCTTTGTAAAAAATACGAACGAACGCATCACGCAGAAAGAAAAAATAACCATTGTTTACTCCAGTACTTCGGAAGAAAAAGAATATACCAAATACATTAAATATCTGCAGCATAAAAATGTGCTGGACGATAATATTGAGAAACTGGAAGTGGAGGATCTGCAGGGGAATATCCGGCTTAAAAGCTTTGCGAGTGAAGGTAAAACATACCGACAATTCTTTACTTATCGAAGCCAAGAAATTTATTACAGACTTATTTAA